A genomic stretch from Silurus meridionalis isolate SWU-2019-XX chromosome 1, ASM1480568v1, whole genome shotgun sequence includes:
- the LOC124388723 gene encoding membrane-spanning 4-domains subfamily A member 18-like isoform X1: MAAVGQSLPVSVNVVNAQSSTILHFLKAQPKALGYIITGSLSVAAETNLNSCVVKGSLGMNVVSAVFSAVGIGVLTGDFFLYYYCNQYSCSMFEARSKAISAVLLVFAILQFIISITISAFGCKATCCSEPMMPTVIYSNQAAPGNLQVPVVMYPNQAAPGNPQVPIVTYSTQSALSNPHNVMYIPQVQVNNSTPAAQNLYEDLHHK, encoded by the exons ATGGCTGCTGTTGGACAGAGTCTCCCAGTGAGTGTTAACGTGGTCAATGCTCAGTCCTCGACAATCCTCCACTTCCTAAAAGCCCAGCCCAAAGCACTCGGG TACATCATCACCGGCTCTCTGTCTGTTGCTGCAGAAACCAACCTTAATTCCTGTGTG GTGAAGGGATCGCTGGGAATGAATGTGGTCAGTGCCGTATTTTCAGCAGTCGGCATCGGAGTACTGACCGGAGACTTTTTCTTATATTATTACTGCAACCAGTACAGCTGCTCCATGTTTGAG GCTCGCTCCAAAGCCATCAGTGCAGTCCTGCTGGTTTTTGCGATTCTTCAgttcatcatctccatcaccaTCTCAGCGTTCGGTTGTAAGGCCACCTGCTGCTCTGAACCCATG ATGCCTACTGTAATATACTCCAATCAGGCTGCACCTGGCAACCTACAG GTGCCTGTTGTAATGTACCCTAATCAGGCTGCACCTGGCAACCCACAG GTGCCCATTGTAACGTATTCCACCCAGAGTGCCCTTAGCAACCCACAC AATGTGATGTACATCCCACAAGTGCAGGTGAACAACAGCACCCCAGCAGCACAAAACCTGTACGAAGATCTACATCACAAATAA
- the LOC124388723 gene encoding membrane-spanning 4-domains subfamily A member 18-like isoform X2 — MAAVGQSLPVSVNVVNAQSSTILHFLKAQPKALGVKGSLGMNVVSAVFSAVGIGVLTGDFFLYYYCNQYSCSMFEARSKAISAVLLVFAILQFIISITISAFGCKATCCSEPMMPTVIYSNQAAPGNLQVPVVMYPNQAAPGNPQVPIVTYSTQSALSNPHNVMYIPQVQVNNSTPAAQNLYEDLHHK; from the exons ATGGCTGCTGTTGGACAGAGTCTCCCAGTGAGTGTTAACGTGGTCAATGCTCAGTCCTCGACAATCCTCCACTTCCTAAAAGCCCAGCCCAAAGCACTCGGG GTGAAGGGATCGCTGGGAATGAATGTGGTCAGTGCCGTATTTTCAGCAGTCGGCATCGGAGTACTGACCGGAGACTTTTTCTTATATTATTACTGCAACCAGTACAGCTGCTCCATGTTTGAG GCTCGCTCCAAAGCCATCAGTGCAGTCCTGCTGGTTTTTGCGATTCTTCAgttcatcatctccatcaccaTCTCAGCGTTCGGTTGTAAGGCCACCTGCTGCTCTGAACCCATG ATGCCTACTGTAATATACTCCAATCAGGCTGCACCTGGCAACCTACAG GTGCCTGTTGTAATGTACCCTAATCAGGCTGCACCTGGCAACCCACAG GTGCCCATTGTAACGTATTCCACCCAGAGTGCCCTTAGCAACCCACAC AATGTGATGTACATCCCACAAGTGCAGGTGAACAACAGCACCCCAGCAGCACAAAACCTGTACGAAGATCTACATCACAAATAA
- the LOC124389025 gene encoding membrane-spanning 4-domains subfamily A member 4D-like, producing the protein MASATIPVSNQGNTYTIVTQVIPSSTALTTTQQPLTQQQSHLRKFLKGEPKALGTVQIVLGVVMIMLGIVISINFFTINTTSGITFWGSLLHISCGSLAVSGSNKLHNCVVKSALVLNIINTITAGIAIIIFSLDIVIMPWSCYNTDYYNCRANLFVKGIFGVQLVMCMFQFGISIALSAFSCKATCTNVPTLNIINVVPIHDLSAQQPQLALNAIATGGPSLDNPPAYSEKSLPDH; encoded by the exons ATGGCCAGTGCTACAATCCCAGTCAGTAACCAGGGAAACACCTACACAATCGTCACTCAGGTTATTCCCTCATCAACTGCCCTGACTACAACCCAACAACCGCTGACTCAACAACAAAGCCACCTGAGGAAATTCCTGAAAGGAGAACCCAAAGCTCTGggg ACTGTTCAAATAGTGCTGGGTGTGGTGATGATTATGCTGGGGATTGTGATATCcattaactttttcacaataaacaCCACCTCTGGAATCACATTTTGGGGTTCTCTGCTT CACATCAGCTGTGGTTCATTGGCTGTTTCAGGGAGCAACAAGCTTCATAACTGTGTG GTGAAGTCCGCTCTGGTGTTGAATATCATTAACACGATAACTGCAGGGATCGCCATCATCATTTTTTCCCTGGACATTGTGATTATGCCATGGTCCTGCTACAATACTGACTATTACAACTGCAGAGCTAATCTCTTTGTGAAg GGAATATTTGGCGTCCAGCTGGTTATGTGCATGTTCCAATTTGGCATTTCGATCGCACTTTCTGCCTTCTCCTGCAAAGCCACCTGCACCAATGTACCCACT cTGAACATCATCAACGTGGTGCCGATTCATGATCTATCTGCTCAACAGCCTCAACTG gcTCTGAATGCCATAGCCACAGGTGGACCTTCTTTGGACAATCCTCCAGCGTACAGTGAGAAAAGCCTACCAGACCACTGA
- the LOC124389732 gene encoding membrane-spanning 4-domains subfamily A member 8-like, translating into MATVGQTFQSNMVQSHQPQIFTFLKGQPKALGTVQIMIGMITLLFGIVLVSDPPYAPVSVISGNVFWASIFYIITGSLSVAAESNIQNCLVQGSLGMNVVSALMSAAGIGVLTTDLFLQYYCYSYQDCYRFEARSKSISAVLLIFTILQFIISICISVFACKATCDSATMVPIVTYTNQAVSGNPQVPISTFGNQAFQGAAHNVVYIPQTEGNNMSNSAPQNFHGWSHSR; encoded by the exons ATGGCGACTGTTGGACAGACTTTTCAGAGTAACATGGTTCAGTCTCACCAGCCGCAGATTTTTACGTTTCTGAAAGGACAGCCGAAAGCTCTCGGG acgGTCCAGATAATGATTGGAATGATAACTTTACTGTTCGGAATTGTGTTGGTGTCAGACCCTCCATATGCCCCAGTTTCTGTTATTAGTGGAAATGTTTTCTGGGCCTCCATATTT TACATCATCACTGGCTCTTTGTCTGTCGCTGCAGAAAGCAATATTCAGAATTGTCTG GTGCAGGGATCGCTGGGAATGAACGTGGTCAGTGCCCTGATGTCAGCAGCAGGCATCGGAGTATTGACTACAGACCTTTTCCTACAATATTACTGCTATTCTTATCAGGACTGTTACAGGTTTGAG GCACGCTCCAAATCCATCAGTGCAGTGCTGCTGATTTTCACCATTCTTCAATTCATCATCTCCATCTGCATCTCGGTGTTCGCCTGTAAAGCCACCTGTGACTCGGCAACCATG GTGCCTATTGTAACGTATACCAACCAGGCTGTCTCTGGGAACCCACAG gtgcCTATTTCGACATTTGGCAACCAGGCATTCCAAGGAGCTGCACAT AATGTGGTGTACATCCCACAAACCGAGGGGAACAACATGAGCAACTCAGCGCCACAAAACTTTCATGGATGGTCACACAGTAGATAA